In a genomic window of Alphaproteobacteria bacterium:
- a CDS encoding DUF1330 domain-containing protein, protein MSFGYLIGEVDVKDPEAYKEYVAGTPAVVAKFGGEFIVRGGKFDAREGRPPLGRVVVIRFPSYEKAKAFYESREYAGLLALRQSLTDSRLFLVEGVD, encoded by the coding sequence ATGTCATTTGGCTATCTGATCGGCGAAGTCGACGTCAAGGATCCGGAAGCATACAAGGAATATGTCGCCGGAACGCCGGCGGTCGTGGCCAAATTCGGCGGTGAATTCATCGTGCGCGGCGGAAAATTCGACGCCAGGGAAGGGCGGCCGCCGCTGGGCCGGGTCGTCGTCATCCGGTTTCCCAGTTACGAGAAGGCGAAGGCCTTTTATGAATCCAGGGAATACGCCGGATTGCTGGCCCTGCGCCAGTCGCTTACGGACAGCCGGTTGTTCCTGGTCGAGGGCGTCGATTGA
- a CDS encoding glycosyltransferase: protein MPKHARQGHIVAASAARHRGAAETDFNPDGSFRITSSDRTAVTFVLPSFAGGGAERVVLALARNLDRERFSPRLIVLHGTGPLGNLVPPDMAVTDLATPRLRHAWRRLGQALRAVPGGVVIPTISHANLAVLMQRRRLPAGTRIIVRESNTPSASLATAQWPGLMRWLYRRYFPVADAVMCPSARVAREFAEDFGLDRARLAILPHPVDTAMIRQAAADPVRKPGGGPRFVAAGRMVPQKGFDRLLDLFATLPDDAHLTLLGVGPDCASLQQQAGRLGIAERVDFPGFTDDPWAHYAGADAFLLPSRWEGMPNAALEALTTGSPVIAWRDAGGIAEIGAAGNAITLADDAAAFAEAMRRTPRNDAPVLRESLLPDRFTLAAVMARFEALIEAVAAGYMPPPAA, encoded by the coding sequence TTGCCAAAGCATGCCCGGCAAGGGCACATCGTCGCAGCGTCAGCGGCCCGCCACCGCGGCGCGGCCGAGACCGATTTCAATCCGGACGGGAGCTTCCGCATAACCAGTTCCGACCGAACCGCCGTCACCTTCGTCCTGCCGTCCTTCGCCGGCGGCGGCGCGGAGCGGGTTGTCCTCGCGCTGGCCCGGAACCTCGATCGGGAACGCTTCTCGCCCCGGCTGATTGTCCTGCACGGTACCGGACCGCTCGGCAACCTCGTGCCGCCGGATATGGCGGTCACCGACCTGGCGACGCCCCGGTTGCGACATGCATGGCGCCGTCTCGGCCAGGCCCTGCGGGCGGTGCCCGGCGGCGTCGTCATACCGACGATCAGCCATGCCAACCTGGCCGTGCTGATGCAGCGCCGCCGCTTGCCGGCCGGAACCCGCATCATCGTCCGGGAATCGAATACGCCCTCGGCCAGCCTGGCGACGGCGCAATGGCCGGGGCTGATGCGATGGCTCTACCGCCGCTATTTTCCGGTTGCGGATGCGGTCATGTGCCCTTCCGCGCGCGTGGCGCGGGAATTCGCCGAAGATTTCGGACTCGATCGCGCGCGATTGGCAATCCTGCCGCATCCCGTCGATACCGCCATGATACGACAGGCAGCGGCGGATCCGGTTCGGAAACCGGGCGGCGGCCCGCGCTTCGTCGCCGCCGGCCGGATGGTGCCGCAGAAAGGATTCGACCGCCTGCTGGACCTGTTCGCCACACTGCCGGATGATGCGCATCTGACGCTGCTGGGCGTCGGCCCCGACTGCGCGTCCCTGCAACAGCAGGCGGGGCGCCTCGGGATCGCGGAACGGGTCGATTTCCCGGGCTTTACCGACGACCCCTGGGCCCACTACGCGGGCGCCGACGCGTTCCTGCTGCCGTCGCGCTGGGAGGGCATGCCGAATGCTGCTCTGGAAGCGCTCACGACCGGCTCACCGGTCATCGCCTGGCGCGATGCGGGCGGGATCGCCGAAATCGGCGCCGCCGGCAACGCTATCACCCTGGCGGACGATGCAGCGGCGTTCGCGGAAGCCATGCGGCGCACACCGCGCAACGATGCTCCGGTACTGAGGGAAAGCCTGCTTCCGGACCGGTTCACACTTGCCGCGGTCATGGCCCGATTTGAAGCCCTGATCGAGGCGGTCGCTGCCGGTTACATGCCGCCGCCGGCGGCGTAG